A window of the Podarcis raffonei isolate rPodRaf1 chromosome 4, rPodRaf1.pri, whole genome shotgun sequence genome harbors these coding sequences:
- the LOC128412642 gene encoding disintegrin and metalloproteinase domain-containing protein 20-like — translation MTGTMAWLLVMLLNNLLAETSGQTPPQGFRYASYEVTIPRKLSIRYGQEEIQDVSYLLQIEGKSQVVHLRQKKGIVPKHFPIFTYNEGNLQVDYPFIRDDCFYSGFIQGNPNSSATITTCSGGLKGVFQLENKTFEIHPAQASATFQHVVYQLSVDEDVTRMRCGLTEKEQSHQEAMIREAERVVVQSAPAGRWWPHIRYAKVAIVVSHEQYAKFNNNQTDTALTIFYVIHTANEFYEPLGLQISLVGLEIWSEKDLITISDRIGATLHAFNAWRRDTLLTHLKNDVAHLFMHKDFGQRIGLAYVNTICSDRWASAVQTLKSLDLNILCVTFAHELGHTIGLTHDAANCKCDRRRCIMDATAVNTDKFSNCSYEEYYTNRNKGCLLIPPEPDQIYKFEICGNKVVEKGEQCDCGTNSQCEMDPCCQPNCMLRPGANCASGQCCVKCQYHAAGYTCRGNISVCDLAEYCSGASEQCPEDVYVQDGAPCSDGAYCYHGHCTTHNAQCKAIFGKDATVGAESCYKILNAQGDRFGNCGFRRGRYVKCNADNTLCGRIHCDNIRGLPSLAEHSTLIQTFVGDTKCWSTDYHKGLGRGDIGAVKDGTPCGTDMMCIDSECKNVSLLKYDCNVSMCNNRGICNNHKHCHCNYGWAPPDCLKEGYGGSIESGPTAKDWSGIVMGTFVGSVLFVSVATLGVSMALYYRIVLRNHLRRMTARISTGGETSRDHKREESL, via the coding sequence ATGACTGGTACTATGGCATGGCTACTTGTGATGCTTTTAAATAATCTCCTGGCTGAGACTAGTGGCCAGACACCACCACAGGGCTTTAGGTATGCCTCTTATGAGGTGACCATCCCAAGGAAACTGAGCATCCGATATGGACAAGAGGAAATCCAGGATGTCAGCTACCTACTGCAGATTGAGGGGAAGAGCCAGGTGGTGCATCTCAGGCAGAAGAAGGGCATTGTTCCTAAACACTTTCCCATCTTCACGTACAATGAGGGGAACCTCCAGGTTGACTATCCTTTCATCAGGGACGATTGTTTCTACAGTGGCTTCATACAGGGCAATCCTAACTCTTCAGCCACCATCACCACTTGCTCAGGAGGACTCAAGGGTGTGTTCCAATTAGAAAACAAGACGTTTGAAATTCACCCTGCCCAGGCATCTGCTACCTTTCAACATGTGGTGTATCAGCTGAGTGTAGACGAAGATGTCACACGCATGAGGTGCGGGTTGACGGAGAAAGAGCAAAGTCATCAAGAGGCCATGATCCGGGAGGCAGAGCGTGTTGTAGTACAAAGTGCTCCGGCGGGACGCTGGTGGCCACACATCAGATACGCAAAGGTGGCAATTGTGGTGTCACATGAACAATATGCTAAGTTTAATAATAACCAAACTGATACTGCTTTGACTATTTTCTACGTCATCCATACTGCAAATGAATTCTACGAGCCACTTGGTCTTCAGATCTCTCTTGTGGGGCTGGAGATATGGTCAGAAAAGGACCTAATAACAATTAGTGACAGAATTGGGGCCACACTTCATGCTTTTAATGCATGGAGACGGGACACGTTACTTACACATTTAAAGAATGATGTTGCTCACTTATTTATGCACAAGGATTTTGGACAAAGAATTGGATTGGCGTATGTAAACACTATTTGTTCTGATCGTTGGGCATCCGCTGTCCAAACATTAAAGTCTCTAGATTTGAACATACTCTGTGTAACATTTGCCCATGAATTAGGCCATACTATTGGTTTGACACATGATGCAGCAAATTGTAAATGTGATAGGCGTAGATGCATTATGGATGCTACTGCAGTAAACACTGATAAGTTTAGCAATTGCAGTTATGAAGAGTATTACACAAACAGGAACAAGGGTTGCTTGTTAATTCCTCCAGAACCTGATCAAATATACAAGTTTGAAATCTGTGGGAACAAAGTAGTGGAAAAAGGAGAGCAATGTGATTGCGGTACCAATAGTCAGTGTGAAATGGATCCCTGCTGCCAGCCTAATTGCATGTTGCGTCCAGGTGCCAATTGTGCTTCTGGACAGTGCTGTGTCAAGTGTCAGTACCATGCAGCCGGATACACTTGCAGAGGGAATATCAGTGTCTGTGATCTTGCAGAGTACTGCAGTGGGGCTTCAGAGCAGTGTCCTGAGGATGTTTATGTGCAAGATGGTGCCCCATGCAGTGATGGTGCCTATTGCTATCATGGTCATTGTACTACTCACAATGCGCAGTGCAAAGCGATCTTTGGCAAGGATGCAACAGttggtgcagagagttgttacaAAATACTGAATGCTCAAGGTGATCGCTTTGGCAACTGTGGTTTTAGGCGTGGTAGATATGTGAAATGTAATGCTGATAATACTCTGTGTGGCCGAATCCATTGTGATAATATTCGTGGATTACCTTCTTTGGCAGAACACAGCACCCTAATTCAAACATTTGTTGGTGATACTAAGTGCTGGAGTACAGACTACCACAAAGGACTGGGGAGAGGTGATATTGGAGCAGTGAAAGACGGGACTCCTTGTGGCACGGATATGATGTGTATTGATTCAGAATGCAAGAACGTGTCCCTCTTGAAGTATGATTGTAATGTCTCAATGTGCAATAACAGGGGAATATGCAACAACCATAAGCACTGCCATTGCAATTATGGCTGGGCCCCTCCTGACTGCCTAAAGGAAGGTTATGGTGGCAGCATTGAAAGTGGACCAACTGCAAAAGACTGGAGTGGTATCGTTATGGGAACTTTTGTAGGAAGCGTATTATTTGTTTCTGTTGCAACTCTTGGGGTTAGTATGGCTTTGTATTACAGGATTGTGCTGAGAAACCACCTTCGAAGAATGACTGCCAGAATCAGCACTGGAGGAGAAACCTCAAGAGATCACAAAAGGGAAGAAAGCTTGTAG